The Thalassophryne amazonica chromosome 18, fThaAma1.1, whole genome shotgun sequence DNA window AAAACTGGTAATTGTTTCTGtgctcctcaaaactggtaaatGTATCAACTCTCCTCAAAACTGGTAACTGTGTCGGTGCTCCTCAAAACTGGTCAAAACTGGTAATTGTGTCGGtgctcctcaaaactggtaaatGTATCACCTCTCCTCAAAACTGGTAATTGTTTCTGTGCTCCTCAAAAGTGGTAATTGTTTCTGTGCTCCTCAAAAGTGGTAAATGTGTCTGtgctcctcaaaactggtaaatgtatcacctctcctcaaaactggtaaatGTATCACCTCTCCTCAAAACTGGTAATTGTTTCTGtgctcctcaaaactggtaaatGTATCACCTCTCCTCAAAACTGGTAATTGTTTCTGtgctcctcaaaactggtaaatgtatcacctctcctcaaaactggtaaatGTATCACCTGTCCTCAAAACTGGTAATTGTTTCTGTGCTCCTCAAAACTGGTCAAAACTGGTAACTGTGTCGGtgctcctcaaaactggtaaatgtgtcacctctcctcaaaactggtaaatgtgtcacctctcctcaaaactggtaaatGTAGCACCTCTCCTCAAAACTGGTAACTGTGTCGGtgctcctcaaaactggtaaatGTAGCACCTCTCCTCAAAACTGGTAATTGTTTCTGTGCTCCTCAAAACTGGTCAAAACTGGTAACTGTCGGtgctcctcaaaactggtaaatgtgtcacctctcctcaaaactggtaaatGTATCACCTCTCCTCAAAACTGGTAACTGTGTCAGtgctcctcaaaactggtaaatGTATCACCTCTCCTCAAAACTGGTAATTGTTTCTGTGCTCCTCAAAACTGGTCAAAACTGGTAACTGTGTCGGtgctcctcaaaactggtaaatgtatcacctctcctcaaaactggtaaatGTAGCACCTCTCCTCAAAACTGGTAACTGTGTCGGtgctcctcaaaactggtaaatgtagcacctctcctcaaaactggtaaatGTAGCACCTCTCCTCAAAACTGGTCAAAACTGGTAACTGTGTCGGtgctcctcaaaactggtaaatgtgtcacctctcctcaaaactggtaaatgtgtcacctctcctcaaaactggtaaatGTATCACCTCTCCTCAAAACTGGTAACTGTGTCGGtgctcctcaaaactggtaaatGTGTCGGTGTTCctcaaaacagagagagagagagagagagagagaggtgtatTTGGGTTCAGTCAGAGGTTGGTTTGGTTCAGTTCGGCTGGAGGAGGACCAGGGTTCCGTCAGAATGTGGACGCGGATCCGCGCACTGCGGGGCGCTGTGCTGACCGCCGCGCGCGCAGACGCCCGGAGGTCACGTCAACTCGGGTCCCGTCACGGACTGTGACGACACGCGGAGAAACCCACTCGGTTCTGTGGCGTTCGGCTGTTCGTGGATTCATTCTGTCATCAAGTCTTTTTGGGAAGACTTCAGCCTGACCACCGGGACTTGCTCTGCTCCTGCTCTTGGACCGGTCCTGGTACCGGTACCGAGGCGATGGAAAACTCCCTTTATCTGCTGGCTGCGCTCGTGCTCGTGGGTTCTCTGGTCTTCAGGATCGAGGAGGCCATGTGTCAACACTACTACCTCCTCCGGCCCATCCCCAGCGACACCCTCCCCCTCGTGCCTCTCACAGAGGACCCCGATCCGCTGCTGGACCCGAAGGAAAAGGACCTGAACGAGACCGAGCTCCGGAGCGCGCTGGGCGGCCACTTCGACGCGCACTTCATGTCCGTCAGCGCGCCGGGGTACAGACACGCAGGACACGCGGGACACGAGGACTCCAGCGACGCGGACTTTCGGAACAAGCTGTCAGGAGCGATGCCCAAAGAGATCCGGGCCATGGAGTTCGAGGTCCACAACGGCAAGAAGCAGAAGCCGAGTAAGAAGCTGCGCAGGCGGCTGCAGCTGTGGCTGTGGTCGTACGCGCTGTGCCCGGTGGTCCACGCGTGGACCGACCTGGGCACCAGGTTCTGGCCGCGCTACGTGAAGGTGGGGAACTGCTCCAATAAGCGGTCGTGTTCGGTCCCCGAAGGGATGATCTGCAAACCCGCAAAGTCCGCTCACTTCACCGTCCTGCGCTGGTGGTGCGTCCAGAGGAAGGCGGGTCTGAAGTGCGCCTGGATCCCGGTCCAGTACCCGGTGGTCTCCGAGTGCAAGTGTTCGTGCCCCACCTAACAAACTGCACAACAACTCTCCGACTCACTAGGACAAGTGGAAACAAAACCCACTTTAAATCACATTTACAATCTTTGGCAAAGACAACAAAatgttttgtgaaaaaaaaaaaaaactgctttaaaTCAGCTGGTTGAAAGAATCAAAATGATCTTATCTGCTTGCTGGATAAACACACTTTTGCACAAactcagcaaaacaaacaaacaagtgaaCCTTTGtgcattttcaaaaaataaaatgtaaaagagTTTAACTAGAGGAGCACTGGGAGCATACCTCTGCCAAGCAGACGGTTTGTTTGATTCACATTACTTGCGGATCCTGATTCGGATCTGCACCTAATTTCACTTATTGGTCATCTGTCATGCCACATGTATGACTGACAGGTTTCTTAGTTTAATTTGAGTGAAGTATCAAACACCTCTGGGGAATAATATCAAAAAGTCGTTGATGTTAACTCTGAGTTTAAAGCCAAATTTAACAAAATCAGATTTAATCTgtcaaatctaaaatattaaaagttGCATATATTCAAAAACAAGATCAAATTAAATTGCTAACATTCAGAtttagattttggaaaacattCCAAttgtggggggtgggtggggatattaaaaaacaaacctGACCTCCGAACAAAATCATCACTATGACGAAGGCGATACCTTTGGATGAGAAGAAAGGTCCGAGGTTTTAGGGTTCTGATTCTTCCTGAGACTTGGACTCTATAACCAGCTAAGGGAGACCACCGGATCTCTgtggtaccaggtctctgtggaggatctttgggtcccactggaatgactttgtgtcaaatgaacagttagtgagactcagatgaggatcactgacattgtgagggaacatcagctttgacattttgtgcatgcgtgtttctctggacatgatccagcatgcacgcccctcagtgttgaggacccaagaGAGTAAAAATCAAGAACATGCCCACATTTGATCTTGTTGTAGCAGATAGATTTGATGGTCTGGttatctgtctgggtggttgccacccaggtcTCAAGGTGGTTCCGtgctgtggtggatgcagcagtcTGCTCCCTGACCTGACTGTAACACAGGGTGATCGGATCAGTTTGTACTCTTAATTTTTCTCATTAAATTTGAGGCATTTGAATTTATTGTACTCAACATTTATCACATTTTAAATACTTTTTCAATATACCATTTTTTCAAACTGATTCTTTTTTCAATTTAAATCACCATTTTATTCATCAATTTTGAATAATGTGAATATTGCATTTGGAAAATACTCGACTGGATCACTGGACTGGATTATTATTATTGGGTGATtcgtagactacgggcacttattatgtcctttgatcatattgtatgaaaaacagaaaaaaggggagatttcacacttttatagttatctttacaaagaaagtgtgttaagaaatttgttctagtagtctatgatgactttttcaccttttttcagcatcattatatgcaaatattgccgttttgtgcttgtcccacacccagacttttttatcttcaatgataaaaatgaatggtaaagaaacgtttttctaatgttttaaaatatctctgaataaaatatcagtaaaataaaacataaatggggtattcaatgtcatacaactgttgtgatttttttaaacaaaatgtagttgtcccacactattgccgtaatttccacaacactgtaatgtccctttaaacagtttgtatgaaagattgtttgggtagtttgtatggagataaacagtgacatcagagcacatgtatatagcaccaaatcacaacaaacagttgccccaaggcgctttatattgtaaggcaatggtgtggtggaaattacatttacaaggccaatagtgcccgtagttaaagaatcaccctattaCTGACACATAACAGAGTAATGTTTCAGACACAGATGTACTTTTTGCAGTTTAAGAATGTATATTTGCTGTACAATTTATTTTCTGATGGATCTAAATAGAATCAGATCTGCTGTTCTTTGCATTTATGAAGACGACGCTTCATTTTCAGAACATTAAAATGTTCATCATGAGGCTGTTTTCTGTTAACTACCAATATGATCAATCAGTTTATCAACCTGAAGACTGTtgatgtgattaaaaatatctgaAATGGCTGATGGTACTTTTTAACATTAGACATTAATAATTATGTTTGAATGAAAACGCTGAGTGAACCTGAACAGTTATTTAAATCACCTATTTTAATTATGTACACTTTAAATAACTAGTGTTTGTATAACTTATATTCCTATAAAAAGAGAAATATTTCCATAAACACAGTgagattttaaaatattttaaacacTCAGTGAATCTGATTTGTTTGGATGAAAAATGTTTCAAAGAGACATTAAAAATTATCTGAATATTTACTGTAAATAATTTCAACAGTTGTAATAAAGAAATCAAACCACATCTTGTGAAATAGTAGCTATAAAATGAAGTCCTTAAGAAAAATGTAATTATTCCTGCTATTTTATTCTAATGTATCCTATTAATAGAAAAAATATTGTTTAATGCATTAATTAATGTTGTTATTAATTAAATGACCAATGTTGAACCAGTGAatgatttttattctgtttgtTTTGTGGCGGTCAAAGAGATTTAATCACTGAAATACAGTTTCACTAATTATGACTTAAGCCATCaaatgtgaataaaaaaaaaatcgagaAATGTTTGATAACGGGGAAAAACATGACATAAAATTGAGTTGGGACAACTTACTGAAATCAGCTTCTTAATTATGGTTCATTTCAAATTGTAGACAAGTTGAAACATCTGCAATATTTGAAGTGGTCCAAGTTTGGTTAACTTTCTGACAATTTTGATCTTCTCTACAGTTTTGCACATTTCAGAACAaaaactagatgagaactcagAGTGTGGCTCATTATACGAAGTCACATGACACAGTGGAGCCGTCATTATTTGGGTCCATAAGAATTTGAATTCATGAAAATATGATGTGTGGAGTTGGTGTTTCCATAGTAACCACTAATCATGCAGTTTGTTCATTTGTAATATTCATGGTTTGAGAATTGAAGCTGATCAGTGCTGCCACCTTTAGGATCTGCAGTGAGTTAGCaagagcaaaaataaaaaatcacaatgtaaatattttacaaaaatacTGACAATGATTGAGTGAGGAGGCATTTTAAAAACATCAAACCGTACAatgtcatttgttttatatatatatatatatatatatatatatatatatatatatatatatatatatatataaacactaaaATATTAGCGCATGAAATAAAATTACAAGAATGCAAGAAAGTTAAACaactattttttttacattgtgaTTCTCACATGGTTTTGAaactttttatatttatttatccaCCTCAACCCAAAAAAGATAACACAAGTCACATTATCTGATCTGCACTTTAAAAGCAAACCACCAGTgtgacccccacacacacacacacacatatatatatatatgtatatatatacgtatatatatatgtatatatatatgtagatagatagctttattaAGAAGAAATTGTCAGTGTTTGATTAGTGTTACTCTTCTTCTGTGCAGTAATCGTGTACTTACGGACATTTAAACATGTCACACACACGTTCTGTAAGTTATCTTTGAAGATGTGTTGGACAAAATGTGATAATTTCTTAGACAACTTTATAAACAGTTTAAGTGAAAAACCAGCACTTGTGTTTCAGAGCAGCTGTGATTACAGGGGAGGAGCCAGGATTTTTGGGCTTTGGCAGAGGCACGCGCTCTAACGAGTGCCCTCCTGATTAGAGTATTTCTGTTGATTAATTAGTCTTGGCTCAGTTGCGGACTGAGAGTTTGACTAATAAGTGTACTTACGCGCTTCGTTAAGAAGGCTGAGGCTGCAGACGCGGCTTCGTTCCGTGAAACGGGCCTTGTTTCTGTGGCCGTTTGCCTGCAGACGTTACTGTAAAAGCGGTTTTGTGGCGGTGCAGGGATTAATTTTATTTGCTGGTGCTGGTGTGAAACACTCGGTGAGTTGTGTTATTTTTCTGTATGTCCGTGTGTTTAGCGTTCCCGCTTTAAGAGGTGCTGAAAGCCTGAAGGCACCTTTAAATCTCACCAACAAGTGCAGCTAAATTTTCCGTGCATCTGCACGTCTCTGCTTACTGCTgcaccccccgccccccaaaaaacCAAACTACAGGATCTTAAGAGGAAAGAATGAACAGAAGCCGTTCACGAGACACACACATGATGAGAAACATACCAACATCATGGAGAATCCTGACACTGACTCTACGGTACTGATCCTCCTACCAGGATCCAGTGCCGTGGCTGTGGCGATCCGACAGACATCTGTAAACCATCAAACCTCAGTGACATCACAAAGGCAGTGAGCTCCTGTAGGCAGGTGGAGATGCTAGCAGGAGGCAGGGAAAGGTGCTCAATCTGGAGTCACATCCAAGAAGTCAATCATCATTCGCAGCCGAGCCCTGCAAGGACTCCTAGCCCTTAACCGTGGATattggcagtgcttctttgcagccgtcGTATGTTAATTTTCACGTAATGTTTGGGTCAGCTGATTGGACTGCCCTcctggacatcctgagaatttgtgggatccacAAAACGTTTCTGTGTGTCATATCCAGCCAACACATATAGGTACTGTGAGCACTGTATGCAGCATAGGCAGGGACTCAGTGAGAACTggcgttcctcagggatgtgttctgggtcctACACTGTTTAATGCTTGCATGGTCTGGCGTTTGTTGGTgatgaaaggtttactgaccttgactttgtggatgatgtggtgatcTTTGTGGGATCACTGGATACTCTGATTGTAgctcttgagaagctgagtgaggaatcagtttCTGGGTTTATGATGGTGCTGGATCcaaactaagatccaggctttcagtgacttcctggactcggccatcagatgCGTATCTGGATGTGGTGAAAGTATAGAACTTATAGAGTCATCCACTGATTTCAGCAGTGACGTTCTTTGACACGGGTTAAGGATCAGCTTGAAACAGAGGCATCTGTTTATTCTCCTCCTTTTGAGATTGAATGAGGACATTTGAACCAGTCTGATGAACTTAGCAATAACAGTTTTTGAGTTTCTTCTACTTCTCGATTTGGAACATTGTTTTCTGTTCACCAAAGTCCTTCTGAAGTACCAGAaaaggtccatctgttcctccaAACAGACAATCTAGAACTCCAGCAGAACTCTGTGAAAAAACTCCAGGCTTAATTCTGCAGAGCTGACTGCACAACAAAAGACGCACTTCAAACTGAGTCTGCTGTGAAGGATGACCTTGGTTAGCAGGTGATTTACTACACAAACGGGAGGAAGAAAAGAAATGATGAGATCATAGCTTCCACTCAGAATTTGTTGCTTCATTTCCATCAGTTGTTAAGAAATACAGTGTGGTACTGTAGATAAATCTGTGTcatgtagacagttctcaaaaattcagTGACCACGcaggaaggagatgagtgagggaagccactgagATACCCACACACTTCTGAAG harbors:
- the nog3 gene encoding noggin-3; the encoded protein is MENSLYLLAALVLVGSLVFRIEEAMCQHYYLLRPIPSDTLPLVPLTEDPDPLLDPKEKDLNETELRSALGGHFDAHFMSVSAPGYRHAGHAGHEDSSDADFRNKLSGAMPKEIRAMEFEVHNGKKQKPSKKLRRRLQLWLWSYALCPVVHAWTDLGTRFWPRYVKVGNCSNKRSCSVPEGMICKPAKSAHFTVLRWWCVQRKAGLKCAWIPVQYPVVSECKCSCPT